One part of the Solanum dulcamara chromosome 3, daSolDulc1.2, whole genome shotgun sequence genome encodes these proteins:
- the LOC129882958 gene encoding probable pectinesterase/pectinesterase inhibitor 7, with the protein MCISKAMAKNCNFFFVHFILCCTTLLLLVPILFAADAPPNTPVPPSVICKSTPYPSFCKSSVLPPSGSPNENVYGYGRKSVQKSLSSARKFLSLIEKYLHKSKQLTITAVRALEDCQFLAVLNMDYLSSSFKTVNTTSKILPVLQADDVQTMLSALLTNTQTCLDGLQETSSAWSLRNGLVAPLSNDTKLYSVALALFTKGWVPNKKKGPKIRHDKKQLFKNGRLPLKMSARNKAIFETVGKRKLLQENDQVVVSDIVIVNQDGSGNFTTISDAVAAAPNNTKVQSGYFLIYITQGVYEEYVAIPKYKKYLMMIGDGINQTIITGNHSFVDGWTTFNSSTFSVVGLGFVAVNITFQNTAGAIKHQAVAVRNGADLSTFYSCSFEAYQDTLYVHSLRQFYRECDIYGTVDFIFGNAAAVFQNCNMHPRLPMVNQFNAITAQGRTDINQNTGISIQNCTIRPADDLLLSDGTTNTYLGRPWKEYSRTIYMQSYMDGFIHPTGWHDWSGDFALNTSYYAEFNNTGPGSNTTGRVTWPAIRMLNATDAVNFTISGFLVGDDWLPQTGVPYFNSLL; encoded by the exons ATGTGTATATCAAAAGCCATGGCAAAAAATTGCAATTtcttttttgttcatttcatcCTTTGTTGCACTACACTTTTGCTACTTGTCCCAATTTTATTTGCTGCTGATGCTCCTCCAAACACCCCTGTTCCTCCCTCTGTTATTTGCAAATCCACTCCTTATCCTTCCTTTTGTAAATCCTCTGTTCTCCCTCCTTCAGGTTCCCCCAATGAAAATGTATACGGCTACGGTCGAAAATCCGTCCAAAAATCACTCTCTTCCGCTCGTAAATTCTTATCCCTAATCGAAAAATACCTTCACAAATCCAAACAATTAACAATCACCGCTGTCCGTGCGCTAGAAGATTGTCAATTTCTAGCAGTACTCAACATGGATTATTTGTCAAGTTCATTTAAAACCGTCAACACGACGTCGAAAATTCTCCCTGTTTTACAAGCTGACGATGTTCAAACTATGCTAAGCGCACTTTTGACAAACACACAAacttgtttggatggacttCAAGAGACATCATCTGCTTGGAGTTTGAGAAATGGTCTAGTTGCTCCACTTTCTAATGATACCAAACTTTATAGTGTCGCTTTAGCTCTTTTCACTAAAGGGTGGGTACCGAACAAGAAAAAGGGGCCGAAAATTCGTCATGATAAAAAGCAATTGTTCAAAAATGGACGATTGCCTTTGAAAATGTCAGCACGAAACAAAGCGATTTTCGAGACGGTAGGCAAGAGGAAGCTGCTACAAGAAAATGATCAGGTAGTTGTAAGTGACATTGTGATTGTGAATCAGGATGGAAGTGGGAATTTCACTACAATTAGTGATGCTGTTGCTGCTGCACCAAATAATACAAAAGTTCAGTCAGGGTACTTTCTTATATATATCACACAAGGTGTATATGAGGAGTATGTTGCAATTCCTAAGTACAAGAAGTATTTGATGATGATTGGTGATGGAATTAATCAAACGATCATAACGGGCAACCATAGTTTTGTTGATGGATGGACAACATTCAACTCTTCCACATTTT CCGTGGTTGGTCTAGGATTCGTCGCGGTTAACATAACATTCCAAAACACAGCAGGAGCAATCAAACATCAAGCAGTTGCAGTTCGAAATGGTGCTGATTTATCCACATTCTACAGTTGTAGTTTCGAGGCGTATCAAGACACATTATACGTACATTCTCTAAGACAATTTTACAGAGAGTGTGACATATATGGCACAGTCGATTTCATATTTGGTAACGCTGCTGCAGTTTTCCAAAACTGCAACATGCACCCTCGACTTCCTATGGTCAATCAATTCAACGCGATAACAGCTCAGGGCAGAACAGATATAAACCAAAACACGGGAATTTCGATACAAAATTGCACAATTAGACCTGCAGATGATTTGTTATTGAGTGATGGTACCACGAATACATATCTTGGTAGGCCATGGAAAGAGTACTCTAGGACAATTTATATGCAATCTTATATGGATGGATTTATTCATCCAACGGGATGGCACGATTGGTCTGGAGATTTCGCGCTAAATACGTCGTATTATGCAGAGTTTAATAACACTGGACCTGGATCAAATACTACAGGCAGAGTTACATGGCCTGCAATTCGAATGTTGAATGCTACTGATGCTGTTAATTTTACAATATCTGGTTTTCTAGTAGGAGATGATTGGTTGCCACAAACTGGTGTGCCATATTTCAATAGTTTACTGTAA